A single window of Desulfuromonas sp. TF DNA harbors:
- a CDS encoding TIGR01458 family HAD-type hydrolase, translating into MIKGVLLDLSGTVHIGPDLIPGAAQAVARLREAGIPLRFVTNTSRMSRRMLMEALGRMGLEVTGDDLFTAPAAAAAFLRRENLHLLVHPNLREDFADLPQQEPNAVLVTHAEDAFTYANLNTAFRLLRRGAPLLTTNKTPYFQGEDGLMLDAGPFVVALEYAAGVEATVLGKPAKDFFLDAVASLGCRPEETVLVGDDAASDVGGALKAGLRGILVRTGKYRPGDEEKMGEGGIALTDAGAAAEWILERNQGRA; encoded by the coding sequence ATGATCAAAGGAGTTCTCCTCGACCTGAGCGGAACGGTCCACATCGGCCCCGACCTGATCCCCGGCGCGGCGCAGGCCGTCGCCCGGCTGCGGGAGGCCGGTATCCCCCTGCGCTTCGTCACCAACACCTCCCGCATGTCCCGGCGGATGCTGATGGAAGCTCTCGGCCGGATGGGCCTGGAAGTGACAGGCGACGACCTCTTCACCGCCCCGGCAGCGGCCGCCGCCTTCCTCCGCCGGGAGAATCTTCACCTCCTCGTCCACCCCAATCTGCGGGAGGACTTCGCCGACCTTCCCCAACAGGAGCCGAACGCCGTCCTCGTCACCCATGCCGAAGATGCATTCACCTACGCCAACCTCAACACCGCCTTCCGCCTCCTGCGCCGGGGAGCCCCCCTCCTGACCACCAACAAGACCCCCTATTTTCAGGGGGAGGACGGGCTGATGCTCGACGCCGGTCCCTTCGTCGTCGCCCTGGAGTATGCTGCCGGAGTCGAGGCGACAGTCCTCGGGAAGCCCGCGAAGGACTTCTTCCTCGACGCCGTAGCAAGCCTCGGCTGCCGGCCGGAGGAGACGGTGCTGGTCGGAGACGATGCCGCCTCGGACGTGGGCGGCGCGCTCAAGGCCGGTCTGCGGGGGATCCTGGTGCGGACGGGGAAGTATCGTCCCGGGGACGAGGAAAAGATGGGAGAAGGGGGGATCGCCCTCACGGACGCCGGGGCGGCGGCTGAGTGGATTCTGGAACGGAACCAGGGGCGTGCCTGA
- a CDS encoding HigA family addiction module antitoxin, whose protein sequence is MMHNPPHPGEVIRELCLEPLGVTVTDAAKALGVSRKALSELLNGKTGISPEMALRLSIAFDTTPESWLTQQMHYDLWQAERRRKDLHVEKIQAA, encoded by the coding sequence ATGATGCACAATCCTCCACATCCCGGCGAAGTCATTCGCGAGCTATGCCTTGAACCTTTGGGCGTTACCGTTACCGACGCAGCCAAGGCCTTGGGAGTCTCCCGCAAGGCCCTTTCGGAGCTGCTGAACGGCAAGACTGGGATCAGCCCTGAAATGGCGCTTCGGCTCTCTATCGCCTTTGACACCACCCCGGAGAGTTGGCTGACCCAGCAGATGCACTATGATCTATGGCAGGCCGAACGCCGGCGCAAAGATCTTCACGTCGAAAAGATCCAGGCAGCTTGA
- a CDS encoding DMT family transporter, whose protein sequence is MMSERKHLDGYATGMMLLLCTIWGLHQVAIKAAAPDIAPIMQIALRSGLSALLVGIVIGCSRERFFRPDGTLLPGIIIGVLFSVEFIFVAEGLRFTTASHMSVFLYTAPIFTALGLQWFLPAERLRPHQWTGIAVSFAGIVLAFTGGSISTGFSLEMLWGDVLGILAGAGWGVTTVIIRCTKLSEAPPAKTLVYQLVAAFVLLLVYAAVSGQAGKVSMTGIAWASVLFQGIVVTFASYLAWFALLRRYLASRLSVFSFLSPLFGVVFGVLLLNEPIDACFAIGALLVLAGITLVSRPHKSPRSSDQIMESSCPMTSEKAADEI, encoded by the coding sequence GTGATGTCGGAACGGAAACATCTGGACGGCTATGCGACAGGGATGATGCTGCTGCTCTGCACCATCTGGGGTTTGCACCAGGTGGCGATCAAGGCGGCGGCCCCCGACATCGCGCCGATCATGCAGATAGCGCTTCGCTCCGGCCTGAGCGCGCTGCTGGTCGGCATCGTCATCGGCTGCAGCCGTGAACGGTTTTTCCGCCCGGATGGCACCTTGCTGCCGGGGATCATCATCGGCGTCCTGTTTTCCGTCGAATTCATTTTCGTGGCGGAGGGGCTGCGTTTTACCACGGCATCGCATATGTCGGTATTTCTCTATACCGCCCCCATCTTTACCGCCCTGGGGCTGCAATGGTTCCTCCCCGCCGAGCGGCTTCGCCCGCACCAGTGGACGGGCATCGCCGTCTCCTTCGCCGGCATTGTGCTCGCCTTCACCGGCGGCTCCATCAGTACGGGCTTCAGTCTGGAGATGCTGTGGGGGGATGTCCTGGGGATTCTGGCAGGGGCCGGATGGGGAGTCACGACGGTGATCATTCGCTGCACCAAATTATCCGAAGCTCCCCCGGCCAAAACGCTCGTCTATCAGCTCGTCGCCGCCTTCGTTCTTCTGCTGGTCTACGCCGCCGTTTCCGGTCAGGCCGGCAAGGTGTCGATGACGGGTATCGCCTGGGCCAGCGTGCTGTTTCAGGGGATCGTCGTCACCTTCGCGAGCTATCTTGCCTGGTTCGCCCTGCTGCGGCGGTACCTCGCCTCGCGGCTTTCCGTATTCTCCTTCCTCTCTCCCCTGTTCGGGGTCGTCTTCGGCGTGCTCCTTCTGAACGAGCCGATCGATGCCTGCTTCGCCATCGGCGCCCTGCTGGTGCTCGCCGGCATCACCCTGGTGAGCAGGCCCCATAAATCCCCTCGCTCTTCTGATCAGATCATGGAAAGTTCCTGCCCTATGACGTCGGAAAAGGCGGCGGACGAAATCTGA
- a CDS encoding alpha/beta fold hydrolase, translating into MPVLSKGSLKIDYTDDGKGQAVILVHSSVSGNRQWRSLTEALKDRYRVLAINLFGYGETTPWPETSSQSLHAQAQLILSLCEEVDGSVHLVGHSVGGSVALKAALLLGPRLEKLILLEPNPFFLLKQRGRTEAFLETWNLYEHVKYFGSSGDWPKAAQRFADYWNGEGSWKAMPEKRRAAFVAAIMPSFHEWDAVMKEETTIEAWSALTAETLVVCDRTTPLPIREIVDLFAEACPHWSYRFINHFGHMAPLTHPEVINPMVCEFLDSEITLCVAGAGANLK; encoded by the coding sequence ATGCCAGTGCTGTCGAAGGGAAGCCTCAAGATCGATTACACCGATGACGGAAAGGGTCAGGCGGTAATCCTGGTGCATAGCTCGGTCAGTGGCAACCGGCAATGGCGGTCTCTGACGGAGGCGCTGAAGGATCGCTACCGCGTTCTCGCCATCAACCTTTTCGGCTACGGAGAAACGACGCCCTGGCCGGAGACCTCGTCGCAGTCGCTGCATGCCCAGGCCCAGCTGATTCTGTCGTTGTGCGAAGAAGTTGATGGATCCGTTCACCTGGTCGGGCACTCCGTCGGAGGTTCGGTGGCGCTCAAGGCCGCCTTGCTGCTCGGCCCGCGGCTTGAAAAGTTGATTCTTCTCGAACCGAATCCGTTCTTTCTGCTCAAGCAGAGAGGCCGTACAGAAGCCTTCCTGGAGACATGGAACCTGTATGAACACGTGAAATACTTCGGTTCGTCAGGCGACTGGCCGAAAGCCGCACAGCGTTTTGCCGACTACTGGAACGGAGAGGGGTCGTGGAAGGCAATGCCGGAGAAGCGCCGTGCCGCCTTTGTCGCAGCGATTATGCCCAGCTTTCACGAGTGGGATGCCGTCATGAAAGAGGAAACCACCATCGAGGCATGGAGCGCCCTGACCGCGGAAACCCTGGTGGTCTGCGATCGAACCACCCCTCTCCCCATTCGGGAGATCGTTGATCTCTTCGCCGAAGCATGCCCTCACTGGTCATACCGTTTCATCAACCACTTCGGGCACATGGCCCCGCTTACCCATCCGGAGGTCATCAATCCGATGGTATGCGAGTTCCTTGACTCGGAGATCACCCTTTGCGTCGCGGGCGCGGGAGCCAACCTGAAGTGA
- a CDS encoding MTH1187 family thiamine-binding protein encodes MIATAEIQVIPIGAGVSVRKEVQRAREVLTECGLRMEPHAYGTNVEGELDEILAAIRKVHEVLHREGVVRLSTAVKIGTRMDKTPSLADKRI; translated from the coding sequence ATGATTGCAACAGCGGAGATTCAGGTGATACCCATAGGCGCCGGCGTCTCGGTGCGCAAAGAGGTGCAACGCGCCCGGGAGGTGCTCACGGAATGCGGGCTGCGGATGGAACCGCATGCCTATGGAACCAATGTTGAAGGGGAGCTGGATGAGATTCTGGCGGCGATCCGGAAGGTGCACGAGGTCCTGCACCGGGAGGGGGTGGTGCGACTCTCTACTGCCGTTAAGATCGGCACCCGGATGGATAAGACTCCGAGCCTTGCCGACAAGCGAATATGA
- the nrdD gene encoding anaerobic ribonucleoside-triphosphate reductase, which produces MATKCDSKTEVYSRVCGFFRPVQQWNKGKKEEFKERKEFVVAEGKRKE; this is translated from the coding sequence ATGGCGACCAAATGCGATTCGAAAACGGAAGTGTATTCGAGGGTTTGCGGTTTCTTTCGACCGGTTCAGCAATGGAACAAGGGGAAGAAGGAGGAGTTCAAGGAGCGCAAGGAGTTCGTGGTCGCTGAGGGGAAGCGCAAAGAGTAA
- a CDS encoding TIGR00266 family protein: MRSHEVDYRIVGDDMQMVQVELDPGETVIAEAGAMNYMEEDIVFEAKMGDGSQPDQGMLGKLFSAGKRALTGESVFMTHFTNRGTAKRHVAFAAPFPGRIIPLDLASLGGEIVCQKDSFLCAAFGTRLGIAFQRRLGAGFFGGEGFILQTLQGDGLAFVHASGAIVERELRGETLRVDTGCLVAFTPGIEYDIQRAGNLKSMFFGGEGLFLATLRGHGKVWLQSLPFSRLADRVLAHAPQGEGKNQGEGSVLGSLGRLFEER, encoded by the coding sequence ATGAGAAGTCACGAAGTAGATTACCGGATCGTAGGCGACGATATGCAGATGGTCCAGGTCGAACTCGATCCCGGTGAGACGGTGATCGCCGAGGCCGGGGCGATGAACTACATGGAAGAGGACATCGTCTTCGAGGCGAAGATGGGGGACGGCTCGCAGCCTGACCAGGGGATGCTGGGAAAGCTCTTCTCGGCCGGCAAGCGGGCGCTCACCGGCGAGTCGGTGTTCATGACCCATTTCACGAACCGGGGCACGGCCAAGCGCCATGTCGCCTTCGCCGCTCCCTTTCCCGGGCGGATCATTCCCCTCGATCTCGCCAGCCTGGGCGGCGAGATCGTCTGCCAGAAAGACTCCTTCCTCTGCGCCGCCTTCGGCACCCGCCTGGGGATCGCCTTCCAGCGCCGGCTGGGAGCCGGGTTCTTCGGCGGCGAGGGCTTCATCCTGCAAACCCTGCAGGGGGACGGGCTCGCCTTCGTCCATGCCAGCGGCGCTATCGTCGAGCGGGAGCTGCGGGGGGAGACGCTGCGCGTCGACACCGGCTGCCTGGTCGCCTTCACTCCCGGGATCGAGTACGACATCCAGCGCGCCGGCAACCTGAAGAGCATGTTCTTCGGCGGCGAGGGGCTCTTCCTGGCCACCCTGCGCGGCCACGGCAAAGTGTGGCTGCAGAGCCTCCCCTTCAGTCGTCTTGCCGACCGCGTGCTGGCCCATGCGCCCCAGGGGGAGGGGAAGAACCAAGGGGAGGGCTCGGTCCTCGGCAGCCTGGGGCGGCTGTTCGAAGAGCGGTGA
- a CDS encoding site-2 protease family protein — MHESRSDMPNGPLMPPSLPTAPEHHPFGSRTEIPEREDFTLRPGRQPEKKGFLSRFGAVGLLFLFLFGKLKYVAVALNFVKFKTFITMLVSIWAYALFWGWSFAAGFVALIFIHEMGHVAALRMLGIRSSAPMFIPFMGAFIGMKQLPDNAFAESVAAYGGPLLGTIGAIGCAVVGLATGNPFWFALASTGFLLNLFNLLPISPLDGGRILGVISPKLWLVGLAGAIGLFWLTWSPLIALIVIMGSLQIWSAEKKDKAEKARYYSVSLGKRVAMGTAFLLLVAVTSIGMLGVGIPLAEFERGGGLSARSYIP, encoded by the coding sequence ATGCACGAAAGCAGATCCGATATGCCGAACGGCCCGCTGATGCCGCCGTCACTCCCTACCGCCCCGGAACATCATCCCTTCGGCAGCAGGACCGAGATTCCGGAGAGGGAGGATTTCACCCTCCGTCCGGGCCGACAGCCGGAGAAGAAGGGATTTCTGAGCCGGTTCGGAGCGGTCGGCCTGCTCTTCCTCTTTCTTTTCGGCAAGCTCAAATACGTGGCGGTCGCACTGAATTTCGTCAAGTTCAAGACCTTCATCACCATGCTGGTCAGCATCTGGGCCTATGCCCTGTTCTGGGGGTGGTCCTTTGCCGCGGGGTTCGTCGCCCTCATCTTCATCCACGAGATGGGGCACGTGGCGGCGCTGCGAATGCTGGGGATCAGGTCCTCGGCGCCGATGTTCATTCCCTTCATGGGCGCCTTCATCGGCATGAAGCAGCTTCCCGACAACGCCTTCGCCGAGTCGGTGGCGGCATATGGGGGGCCGCTGCTGGGGACGATCGGAGCGATCGGATGCGCCGTTGTGGGACTGGCCACCGGCAACCCTTTCTGGTTCGCCCTCGCCTCGACCGGCTTTCTCCTCAACCTGTTCAATCTCCTTCCCATCTCCCCCCTGGACGGCGGGCGGATCCTCGGCGTCATCAGTCCCAAGCTGTGGCTGGTCGGACTGGCGGGGGCGATCGGTCTTTTCTGGCTGACCTGGTCGCCGTTGATCGCCTTGATCGTCATCATGGGGAGTCTGCAGATCTGGTCGGCGGAGAAAAAGGACAAGGCGGAGAAGGCGCGCTACTATTCGGTCTCGCTCGGCAAGCGAGTCGCCATGGGGACAGCCTTCCTGCTCCTGGTGGCGGTGACGTCCATCGGCATGCTGGGAGTGGGGATTCCGCTCGCGGAGTTCGAGCGGGGAGGCGGCCTCTCGGCCCGTTCCTATATTCCCTGA
- a CDS encoding AI-2E family transporter — protein sequence MIPAEPEKPAADRHLWEFPAVRDLLVVVLASILVWLAYLLKEILLPIFVGLLLAYLMNPMITGVRTRWGISRPVSIVTILILLILAGAGLGTWAAPLLAKQSTKLLERIPDYLRDMENRFGLDIGDLTKQLAAEGEEGEGEKEEPPPVVSLVGRFLSAVTQIVLWVIMVPIYFAFFAWRFQHMVHEGKQYLPPKRHPRAADVLRRMDEAIGTFFRARLLICLIIGIVFAAGWWLADVPYWFLLGAITGVLSIVPYLSIGGWLLALLFKYLEMTTGPDAPGFEWMAVLLWPTLVFAFGNFLEAWILTPWIHGRTTHLHPITILSVVLIGGGLGGFWGLLLAIPFAICLDILAKEFLRPRLPS from the coding sequence ATGATTCCGGCGGAACCCGAAAAACCGGCGGCCGACCGTCATCTGTGGGAATTTCCCGCGGTTCGCGACCTGCTGGTTGTCGTTCTGGCGTCCATCCTCGTCTGGCTGGCCTACCTGCTCAAGGAAATTCTGCTGCCGATCTTCGTCGGGCTGCTGCTGGCCTACCTGATGAATCCCATGATCACCGGGGTGAGAACGCGCTGGGGAATTTCACGCCCGGTCTCGATCGTGACCATCCTCATCCTGCTCATCCTGGCGGGCGCCGGATTGGGGACCTGGGCGGCACCCCTGCTTGCAAAGCAGAGCACGAAGCTGTTGGAGAGGATACCCGATTATCTCCGGGACATGGAAAATCGCTTCGGATTGGATATCGGAGACCTGACCAAGCAGCTGGCGGCCGAAGGGGAAGAGGGCGAAGGGGAGAAGGAGGAGCCGCCCCCGGTGGTCAGCCTGGTCGGCCGCTTCCTCAGCGCCGTGACCCAGATCGTGCTCTGGGTGATCATGGTTCCGATCTACTTCGCCTTCTTCGCCTGGCGCTTTCAGCACATGGTCCATGAGGGAAAGCAGTATCTTCCGCCGAAGCGGCATCCGAGGGCGGCGGATGTCCTGCGGCGGATGGACGAGGCGATCGGGACCTTTTTCCGCGCCCGCCTGCTGATCTGCCTGATCATCGGCATCGTCTTCGCCGCCGGCTGGTGGCTGGCGGACGTCCCTTACTGGTTTCTTCTGGGCGCCATCACCGGAGTGCTCAGCATCGTCCCCTATCTTTCCATTGGCGGCTGGCTGCTGGCGCTGCTCTTCAAATATCTGGAGATGACGACAGGTCCCGACGCCCCCGGCTTCGAATGGATGGCGGTGCTTCTGTGGCCGACCCTGGTGTTCGCCTTCGGCAATTTCCTCGAGGCCTGGATCCTCACCCCCTGGATTCACGGCCGCACCACCCATCTGCACCCGATCACGATCCTCAGCGTCGTCCTGATCGGCGGCGGCCTCGGGGGTTTCTGGGGACTGCTGCTGGCGATTCCGTTCGCTATTTGCCTCGATATTCTGGCGAAGGAGTTCCTCCGCCCCCGGTTGCCTAGCTGA
- a CDS encoding carbon-nitrogen hydrolase family protein, translating into MRAACVQMCSGGDVAANLEVVARLLEKAAAEKVRLAVLPENFSFMHPDNALKHRIAAEVVPATVLPFLAETARRRSMYIVGGSVLLAAESGKLRNACPVYGPDGASLGVYDKMHLFDVDLPGERYRESELVEGGSRPLSLDVEGWRVGLSICYDLRFPELYRHYAGEGCPLLTVPSAFTVRTGRAHWEVLLRARAIENQAYVLAPAQVGTHPGGRQTYGRTLIIDPWGEIVAEGATVEQGEDAALITAEIAMERVEEVRRLIPALAHRRMRAQDT; encoded by the coding sequence ATGCGTGCAGCCTGTGTTCAGATGTGCTCCGGTGGCGACGTGGCGGCCAACCTCGAGGTCGTCGCCCGCCTTCTCGAAAAGGCGGCGGCCGAGAAAGTGCGGCTGGCCGTGCTGCCGGAAAACTTCTCCTTCATGCACCCGGACAACGCATTAAAGCACCGCATCGCCGCCGAAGTCGTCCCCGCCACGGTGCTGCCGTTTCTGGCTGAAACCGCTCGGCGTCGCTCCATGTACATCGTCGGCGGCAGCGTGCTGCTGGCCGCGGAGAGCGGCAAGCTGCGCAACGCCTGTCCCGTCTACGGACCGGACGGCGCAAGCCTGGGGGTCTACGACAAGATGCATCTCTTCGACGTCGATCTTCCCGGCGAGCGATACCGCGAGTCGGAGCTGGTCGAAGGGGGTTCGCGCCCCTTGAGCCTCGACGTGGAGGGGTGGCGGGTGGGGTTGAGCATCTGCTACGACCTGCGCTTCCCCGAACTCTACCGCCACTACGCCGGCGAGGGCTGCCCTCTGCTCACCGTCCCCTCCGCCTTCACCGTCCGCACCGGCCGCGCCCACTGGGAGGTCCTGCTGCGGGCCCGCGCCATCGAGAACCAGGCCTACGTCCTCGCCCCGGCCCAGGTCGGCACCCATCCCGGCGGCCGGCAGACCTACGGCCGCACCCTGATCATCGATCCGTGGGGAGAGATTGTGGCCGAGGGGGCAACGGTGGAGCAGGGGGAAGATGCGGCGCTGATAACGGCGGAGATCGCCATGGAGCGGGTGGAGGAGGTGCGCCGCCTGATCCCGGCGCTTGCGCATCGGCGCATGAGGGCGCAGGATACTTGA
- a CDS encoding anaerobic ribonucleoside-triphosphate reductase activating protein: protein MRIKGFQGTSLLDFPGRIASLVFFGGCNLTCPYCHNPTLVLDPDQYPDYPLAALLEELQERRSFIDGVVISGGEPTLDPDLPIFVNQIKELGLEIKLDTNGLAPTVLKRLMAEGLLDYVALDVKTAPGRYGELHKGPVSPDALAASARLLIDGEVEYELRTTCVPGLVEAADIRAIGETVRGARRWILQQFVPGHSLDEELRGMEPHSGEVIRGFAEVAGGYVDEVVLRGL from the coding sequence ATGCGAATCAAAGGTTTTCAGGGGACGAGTCTCCTTGATTTTCCGGGACGGATCGCCTCCCTGGTCTTTTTCGGCGGCTGCAATCTCACCTGCCCCTACTGCCACAACCCGACCCTGGTCCTCGACCCCGACCAGTATCCCGACTACCCCCTCGCGGCGCTCCTGGAAGAACTGCAGGAGCGCCGCTCCTTTATCGACGGGGTGGTGATCTCCGGCGGCGAACCGACCCTCGATCCGGATCTTCCCATTTTTGTGAATCAGATCAAGGAGCTGGGGCTCGAGATCAAGCTCGACACCAATGGCCTGGCCCCGACGGTGCTGAAGCGGCTCATGGCGGAGGGACTCCTCGATTACGTCGCCCTCGACGTCAAGACCGCTCCGGGCCGCTACGGCGAGCTTCACAAGGGCCCGGTGAGTCCGGACGCCCTCGCCGCCAGCGCCCGGCTCCTCATCGACGGGGAGGTGGAGTACGAGCTGCGCACCACCTGCGTCCCCGGCCTTGTCGAAGCCGCCGACATCCGCGCCATCGGCGAGACGGTGCGCGGGGCGCGCCGCTGGATCCTGCAGCAGTTCGTCCCCGGCCACTCCCTGGACGAGGAATTGCGCGGGATGGAGCCGCATTCCGGGGAGGTCATTCGGGGGTTTGCCGAGGTGGCGGGGGGGTATGTGGATGAGGTGGTTTTGAGGGGGCTTTGA
- a CDS encoding glucose 1-dehydrogenase → MTDFAKKTAVVTGGGQGIGRAIAEALLRAGGRVFLAEIDAEAGDEACQELSALGPVEFVDTDVADPVSVQALRRRVETGGGLDLLVNNAGIMARKPLSELGVEEWQRVIGVNLTGPFLASRAFAPLLSANSGSIVNIASTRALMSEPDTESYAASKGGLVALTHALALSLGPAVRVNCISPGWIDVTALQKGARRKPAVLSALDHAQHPAGRVGRPEDIAAMVLYLASDAAGFITGQNFVIDGGMTRKMIYVEE, encoded by the coding sequence ATGACTGACTTCGCCAAAAAAACGGCCGTCGTCACCGGCGGCGGCCAGGGGATCGGCCGCGCCATTGCGGAGGCGCTGCTGCGCGCCGGGGGGCGGGTCTTTCTGGCCGAGATCGATGCCGAGGCCGGAGACGAGGCCTGCCAGGAGCTCTCCGCCCTTGGACCGGTCGAGTTTGTGGACACCGATGTCGCCGACCCGGTGTCGGTCCAGGCCCTGCGCCGAAGGGTTGAAACCGGCGGCGGACTCGACCTGCTGGTCAACAACGCCGGAATCATGGCCCGAAAGCCCCTCTCTGAACTGGGAGTGGAGGAGTGGCAGCGGGTGATCGGAGTCAACCTCACCGGACCTTTCCTCGCCAGCCGCGCCTTCGCCCCGCTGCTGAGCGCGAACAGTGGGAGCATCGTTAACATCGCTTCGACTCGGGCGCTGATGTCCGAGCCGGATACGGAGAGCTACGCCGCCTCCAAAGGGGGACTCGTGGCCCTGACCCATGCGCTGGCCCTCAGCCTCGGCCCGGCGGTTCGGGTCAACTGCATCTCCCCGGGGTGGATCGACGTCACGGCCCTGCAAAAAGGCGCGCGCCGCAAGCCCGCGGTCCTCTCCGCCCTCGACCACGCACAGCACCCGGCAGGCCGGGTCGGCCGCCCCGAGGACATCGCCGCAATGGTTCTTTATCTCGCCTCGGATGCCGCGGGCTTCATCACCGGCCAGAATTTCGTCATCGACGGCGGCATGACACGGAAGATGATCTACGTTGAGGAATGA
- a CDS encoding DNA-3-methyladenine glycosylase I: protein MKNRCEWSGSDPLYLTYHDEEWGVPAHDDRHLFEMLVLEGAQSGLSWLTILRKRENYRRAFHGFDPGKVAAFSQADIERLLTDPGIVRNRRKVEAAVNNAGRALEVMKEFGSLSAFLWSFVDHRPLQNTRTSLREIPARTEQSDRISKELKKRGFSFVGPTICYAFMQAVGMVNDHVVGCFRHEEVKRLAE, encoded by the coding sequence ATGAAGAACAGATGCGAATGGAGCGGCAGCGACCCCCTGTACCTTACCTACCACGATGAAGAGTGGGGAGTCCCTGCCCATGACGACCGCCACCTCTTCGAGATGCTGGTTCTGGAGGGGGCGCAGTCGGGGCTGAGCTGGCTGACCATCCTCAGAAAGCGGGAGAACTACAGAAGGGCTTTTCACGGCTTCGATCCCGGAAAGGTCGCGGCCTTTTCGCAGGCCGACATTGAGCGGCTGCTGACCGATCCGGGGATCGTCCGCAATCGGCGCAAGGTCGAAGCCGCCGTCAACAATGCCGGGCGGGCGCTGGAGGTCATGAAAGAGTTCGGCTCGCTCAGCGCGTTTCTCTGGAGCTTCGTCGATCACCGTCCCCTGCAGAATACCCGGACTTCGCTGCGCGAGATTCCGGCGCGCACGGAACAGTCCGATCGGATAAGCAAGGAGCTCAAGAAGCGGGGCTTCTCCTTCGTCGGTCCGACCATCTGCTATGCCTTCATGCAGGCGGTCGGCATGGTGAACGATCATGTCGTCGGATGCTTCCGTCATGAGGAGGTGAAGCGGCTGGCGGAGTGA
- a CDS encoding PhzF family phenazine biosynthesis protein, with protein MKLPLFQLDTFTDKPFAGNAAAVCPLPRWIDDSLMQAIAAENNLPETAFFVGARGSYHLRGFTPVTEVDLCGHGTLASGFVVLNELERDRDEVKFQTRCGELAVRRSDNRLAMDLPSQPPRPCVVPPELIQGLGVDPVEVLASEDFLVVLENEDAVRAITPNFNLLRKLPLRGVIVTAPGLVEYDFVSRFFGPKVGVDEDPVTGSAHCVLTPYWAGKLQKSEMIARQVSARGGILRCSLGDGRVALSGKCVKYLAGEIFIE; from the coding sequence ATGAAACTCCCATTGTTCCAGCTCGATACCTTCACCGACAAGCCGTTCGCCGGGAACGCGGCCGCGGTCTGCCCCCTGCCGCGTTGGATCGACGATTCACTGATGCAGGCCATCGCGGCCGAGAACAACCTGCCGGAGACGGCCTTTTTCGTCGGCGCAAGAGGGTCGTACCACCTCCGGGGGTTCACCCCCGTGACGGAAGTCGACCTGTGCGGTCATGGGACGCTGGCATCGGGCTTCGTCGTTCTGAATGAGCTGGAGCGGGACCGTGATGAGGTGAAGTTCCAGACCCGCTGCGGCGAACTTGCCGTCCGTCGCAGCGACAACAGGCTCGCCATGGACCTCCCGTCGCAACCCCCTCGGCCCTGTGTGGTCCCCCCCGAACTGATTCAGGGACTCGGCGTCGACCCCGTCGAAGTTCTGGCCTCCGAGGATTTTCTGGTCGTGCTCGAAAATGAAGACGCCGTCAGAGCGATCACACCAAATTTCAACCTCCTGCGGAAGCTTCCCCTGCGCGGCGTCATCGTTACGGCGCCCGGGTTGGTGGAGTACGATTTCGTATCCCGCTTTTTCGGACCCAAGGTCGGTGTGGACGAAGACCCCGTCACCGGCTCCGCGCACTGCGTCCTGACTCCTTATTGGGCCGGAAAGCTGCAAAAGTCCGAGATGATCGCGAGGCAGGTGTCCGCACGCGGGGGCATCCTGCGCTGCTCTCTGGGAGATGGACGCGTCGCCCTGTCGGGGAAATGCGTAAAGTATCTCGCGGGTGAAATCTTCATTGAGTGA